Within the Drosophila miranda strain MSH22 chromosome Y unlocalized genomic scaffold, D.miranda_PacBio2.1 Contig_Y2_pilon, whole genome shotgun sequence genome, the region CTGCTTGGATTTCTTTACAAACTTGTAGGTGCCGTTGTTCTCGTTCAGAAACAGCTCCAATGACGGGGAAGCTccttcgtcttcgtcttcgCTGGAACTGGAACCGGAGCTGGAGCTAGACTCCAGGAGCGCGTTCAATTTCGAGCCTTTGTTGTACTTCTTTTTTTTGGACTTGATCGGTTTGGGCTTCTCCTTGGGCTTGGatgtgctgccgctgccactgccgctgccgtcgCCATCGTCGTCGCACAGCTGCTGCATGACCTCCTCAAGGTCAAAGGCATCCTTCTTGGCATCTGCGGCAGCATCGTTCTCCTCGTCGGAGTAGTCCACACCAATGGGTAGGTTCTGGTTGAAGTCGCCCGACTTGTTGTGGCCGTCGATCACGATCTGCTTGTAGCCGCTGATCTTGATGCCGTAGCGGGGCATGTACTCCTGGAAGAAGTCCTGCAGCTTCGGGGGCGGCACGTTGCCGTAGTAGCCGGCAAACGAGGGCACCTGCTTGGTGAGTATCTTGGCCACCGACTCGTACGGATTCACGATCTTGTCCGTCTTGGCcaccagctgctgctccacgGTGGTCTCCAGGATGGCGGCCGGCCGGCCCCCGCGTTTGGCCACCGGCCTGTTCGAGGCATTGGCGTGTTCCTGCAGCAAAGCCACGTCGGAATGGTAGCTCAGCTCCGTGCGGAGGCGGCAGCGTGCCATCTGCAGGGGCGACAGATAGGAGTTGAAAGAGAAGCAGAggtccttctgctgctgcttctgttgcgGTGTGGGTGTCTCCTTTTTCTCTTGCGGTTGCAGGTTTCTTATGTGGCGGATCTTTTTCGGCACACCCATTACGAAGTTGGGATTCTGGAAGACCAAGACTATAGAGCTCTTGGGCAGATCCTGCAGGTCGTGGTCCAGCACACGCACAAAGCCGTGGTTCAACAGCTGCTTCGTGAACTGGAGGACGCTGTTGCAACGGAACAGGGACCGAGATCCCATCAAATGCTCCTGCAGCGCCACATACTCGAGCAGCAGGTGCTTGCCCTTCTTCGACCAATTGAGGAAGTCAATGCGGCGGCTGTTGGTGGCCAGATACAGCTTCTGGACAAACGAGTAGGCAGCAAGTCGGCGACGCAAGATGCGTCTCGTCACGCGGGACTTCTGCTGTCGCATTCCGGCCGTCCTCTTTTCCTTCAACTTTCCTCCGGCCCGCTTCTTCAACAGCTTCTTTTTCATCTTCTGGCGGACTCTAGTGAGGATTACCTCATCGTCGGCGATAGTTCCCGGCTTTGGGACAATCTCCACCTCCGGGACATCGCCCAGCGCATTCGCACCGTCTTCATCATCGAGGGTGTCCAGAAACTGCCGCAGCTCCTGATCGTGGGCACCTTCGGCCAGCACGATGCCGGGGGTGGGAGGCTCTCCGTGCAGTATCTTCTGCCAGTCGTCCGTGTCGTAGGTGCCACTTCCCGCGTCACGAGCCTCGTCCAGTGCAGCCTGTTCTCCGATGCGCGGAGAATTTTGACGACCGGACATTGCGTtttgttcctttttttttttgtttttttgattaCAAATTTATTCCTGGACTTTGATTTTGTCGGCTTGCCGGCACGAAAATAATTGTACACTTTGACGTCAAATGGCAGGAGAAAGCTGCCATACTTTCCAAAGTTAAAGCATCAGTGTTGCAAAacgtttctggtatttttaATTTCTCCTTCAAGTGTTGTAGAATTTTGTTGAATTTGATCGTGATATGTCATTAAATTCATAGAAATAAACTTTAACCCTGCAGAGgaggtgggggggggggggggggggggccctCTATAAATGCAAATTTCCAAAGACACAAAGAATATCAAATACCAAACAAAACTCGAATTTCATTCCATTTGAATGCATTTCATGTATTGTTTGCAATAAATCTATTGTTCCGCAACCCCCCAGTCAGGTAGACCAGTCAGGTAGAAAATTAATTCATCAATCttataaaactatgtgggcatggctaaatgttctatctagctagtaatattcgacggatgATAAAAATCAAGGAATATGAATAATTCGTAGGTATATTCTGAaaatgagaccgtatatttcgttatttatttaaattggtAATAACCGGTTGACAATAATGATTACAGGCAACActaatttttataccctaGGGAAAAAGATGTTAAAGACTccgtaggtatcaggatcgagatgaATAcatacaagatactaataatgtacttgaatatgtccaaagaatatcaatttgagaaaaggtcttcaTAAACtacgttttatcttcatatcaaattaacgaaatagggtgtaggcctatacacgcatcatgtcttcaaatacTAGCAgcattgcgactgtttttttgt harbors:
- the LOC108160831 gene encoding uncharacterized protein LOC108160831, whose protein sequence is MSGRQNSPRIGEQAALDEARDAGSGTYDTDDWQKILHGEPPTPGIVLAEGAHDQELRQFLDTLDDEDGANALGDVPEVEIVPKPGTIADDEVILTRVRQKMKKKLLKKRAGGKLKEKRTAGMRQQKSRVTRRILRRRLAAYSFVQKLYLATNSRRIDFLNWSKKGKHLLLEYVALQEHLMGSRSLFRCNSVLQFTKQLLNHGFVRVLDHDLQDLPKSSIVLVFQNPNFVMGVPKKIRHIRNLQPQEKKETPTPQQKQQQKDLCFSFNSYLSPLQMARCRLRTELSYHSDVALLQEHANASNRPVAKRGGRPAAILETTVEQQLVAKTDKIVNPYESVAKILTKQVPSFAGYYGNVPPPKLQDFFQEYMPRYGIKISGYKQIVIDGHNKSGDFNQNLPIGVDYSDEENDAAADAKKDAFDLEEVMQQLCDDDGDGSGSGSGSTSKPKEKPKPIKSKKKKYNKGSKLNALLESSSSSGSSSSEDEDEGASPSLELFLNENNGTYKFVKKSKQEKKLPQGIRAQKTTKNRLQGVDRETGDEPLPKKSMKEADVEVFPDENEKSGQKILMSEEDELMDFAVADDDDDEEYIDQKVLRRTATQSAAKRRSYDFRKSKLTLQKE